The following are encoded together in the Lathyrus oleraceus cultivar Zhongwan6 chromosome 3, CAAS_Psat_ZW6_1.0, whole genome shotgun sequence genome:
- the LOC127126699 gene encoding eukaryotic peptide chain release factor subunit 1-3, whose translation MADGESDKNIEIWKIKKLIKALEAARGNGTSMISLIMPPRDQISRVTKMLGDEYGTASNIKSRVNRQSVLGAITSAQQRLKLYNKVPPNGLVLYTGTIVTDDGKEKKVTIDFEPFKPINASLYLCDNKFHTEALNELLESDDKFGFIIMDGNGTLFGTLSGNTREVLHKFTVDLPKKHGRGGQSALRFARLRMEKRHNYVRKTAELATQFYINPATSQPNVAGLILAGSADFKTELSQSDMFDPRLQAKILNVVDVSYGGENGFNQAIELSAEILSNVKFIQEKRLIGKYFEEISQETGKYVYGVDDTLKALEMGAVETLIVWENLDINRYVLKNATTGEIVIKHLKKEQESDQSQFRDAATSAELEVQEKLPLLEWFANEYKRFGCTLEFVTNKSQEGSQFCRGFGGIGGMLRYQLDIRSFDELSDDDGVYEDSD comes from the coding sequence ATGGCTGACGGTGAATCTGACAAGAACATCGAGATATGGAAGATCAAAAAGTTGATCAAAGCATTGGAAGCTGCAAGAGGTAATGGTACTAGTATGATTTCTCTGATAATGCCTCCACGCGATCAAATATCTCGTGTTACTAAGATGTTGGGAGATGAATATGGAACTGCTTCAAATATCAAAAGTAGGGTAAACCGACAATCTGTCCTTGGAGCCATCACTTCTGCTCAACAGAGGTTGAAACTGTATAATAAGGTTCCTCCGAATGGATTGGTTCTTTATACTGGTACCATTGTCACTGATGATGGGAAGGAAAAGAAAGTGACAATTGATTTTGAACCTTTCAAACCAATCAATGCATCACTTTATCTATGTGATAACAAATTTCACACAGAAGCTCTAAATGAACTTCTAGAATCTGATGACAAGTTTGGGTTTATAATTATGGATGGAAATGGAACCCTTTTCGGGACTCTAAGTGGAAATACTCGTGAGGTGCTTCATAAGTTTACTGTTGATCTACCAAAGAAACACGGTAGAGGAGGGCAGTCAGCTCTGCGTTTTGCTCGTCTTCGTATGGAAAAACGACACAATTATGTTAGGAAGACTGCAGAACTTGCTACTCAGTTTTACATCAACCCTGCTACTAGTCAGCCTAATGTTGCCGGACTCATACTTGCTGGTTCGGCCGACTTCAAGACTGAGCTTAGCCAGTCAGATATGTTTGACCCTCGCTTGCAAGCAAAAATATTGAACGTGGTCGATGTTTCCTATGGCGGGGAAAATGGATTTAATCAAGCTATTGAATTATCTGCAGAGATTCTATCTAATGTGAAGTTCATACAAGAGAAACGCCTGATAGGAAAATATTTTGAAGAGATAAGCCAAGAAACTGGGAAGTATGTTTATGGAGTTGATGACACATTGAAGGCTCTAGAGATGGGTGCTGTTGAAACACTTATTGTATGGGAAAATTTGGATATTAATAGGTATGTGCTAAAAAATGCTACAACTGGTGAGATTGTAATAAAGCATTTGAAGAAGGAACAAGAAAGTGATCAAAGCCAATTCCGCGATGCGGCAACCTCTGCAGAGTTGGAGGTTCAGGAGAAGCTGCCGTTACTTGAGTGGTTTGCGAATGAGTACAAACGATTTGGATGCACGCTGGAATTTGTGACCAACAAATCTCAAGAAGGGTCACAGTTTTGTCGAGGATTTGGTGGTATTGGAGGTATGCTTCGCTACCAGCTTGATATCAGATCATTTGATGAGTTATCTGATGATGATGGAGTGTATGAGGATTCTGATTAA